One window of Cupriavidus oxalaticus genomic DNA carries:
- a CDS encoding DUF2783 domain-containing protein has product MPATLNTQPNLARPDDFYEALIEMHRDLDDAQSQAANAQLILLLANHIGDHDVLLAALQAAREGVADMPGTAAPAA; this is encoded by the coding sequence ATGCCCGCCACCCTCAATACGCAACCCAACCTTGCCCGGCCCGACGATTTCTACGAAGCGCTGATCGAGATGCACCGCGATCTCGACGACGCCCAGAGCCAGGCCGCCAACGCGCAGCTGATCCTGCTGCTGGCCAACCATATCGGCGACCACGACGTGCTGCTGGCCGCGCTGCAGGCCGCGCGCGAAGGCGTGGCCGACATGCCGGGCACTGCGGCGCCGGCCGCCTGA
- a CDS encoding MFS transporter, with protein sequence MSHPVSGDLASLHLTPANITAPPTLAAREEDALYRKVWLRIIPFLFVCYVVSFLDRINIGFAQLQMKHDLGFSDAMYGLGAAIFYVGYVLCEVPSNMLLARFGARRTFTRIMVLWGLASVGMMAVSTPAQFYTLRFLLGVFEAGFFPGIVLYLTYWFPARRRAAVMAIFFAGVAVAGVLGGLVSGWIMRDMAGVLGLQGWKWMFAIEGAPAVFLGLIAARCLVDGPEQARWLSPDERAYLTRAAAGGSASAADAGKGGHSLQALRQVLRNPRVYLFALIYFSLTCGSLALSFWMPLIIRDFGITDVMSVSLYSVVPNAVGAVGLILIARHSDRTGERHRHFLLCTAGGALALAALTLHPSSLAMMLAILSVAAVLIFAALPVFWSLPPSYLPGAGAAAGIAVISSVGITSGIVSPWVIGQIKTRTGSLDHALLLLAALLLASGLAMWLGVPRQPAQGSRQARQD encoded by the coding sequence ATGAGCCATCCGGTCTCAGGGGATCTTGCGTCCCTGCATCTGACGCCCGCCAACATCACTGCCCCGCCCACGCTGGCGGCGCGCGAGGAAGACGCGCTCTACCGCAAGGTGTGGCTGCGCATCATCCCGTTCCTGTTCGTCTGTTACGTGGTCTCGTTCCTGGACCGCATCAACATCGGCTTCGCCCAGCTGCAGATGAAGCATGACCTGGGCTTCAGCGACGCCATGTACGGGCTGGGCGCCGCGATCTTCTACGTTGGCTACGTGCTGTGCGAGGTGCCGAGCAATATGCTGCTGGCGCGCTTCGGCGCGCGCCGCACCTTCACGCGCATCATGGTGCTGTGGGGCCTGGCCTCGGTGGGCATGATGGCCGTGTCGACGCCGGCGCAGTTCTACACGCTGCGCTTCCTGCTGGGCGTGTTCGAGGCGGGCTTCTTCCCCGGCATCGTGCTCTACCTGACCTACTGGTTCCCGGCACGGCGCCGCGCCGCGGTGATGGCGATCTTCTTTGCCGGCGTGGCGGTGGCGGGCGTGCTCGGCGGCCTGGTCTCGGGCTGGATCATGCGCGACATGGCCGGCGTGCTCGGCCTGCAAGGCTGGAAGTGGATGTTCGCGATCGAAGGTGCGCCCGCGGTTTTCCTGGGGCTGATTGCCGCGCGCTGCCTGGTGGATGGTCCGGAACAGGCCCGCTGGCTCAGCCCCGATGAGCGCGCATACCTGACGCGCGCCGCGGCGGGCGGGTCGGCCAGCGCGGCCGACGCGGGGAAAGGCGGCCATTCGCTGCAGGCGCTGCGCCAGGTGCTGCGCAACCCGCGCGTGTACCTGTTCGCCCTTATCTATTTTTCGCTGACGTGCGGATCGCTTGCGCTGAGCTTCTGGATGCCGCTGATCATCCGCGACTTCGGCATCACCGATGTGATGTCGGTCAGCCTGTATTCGGTGGTGCCCAATGCCGTCGGTGCGGTCGGGCTGATCCTGATCGCGCGCCATTCCGACCGCACCGGCGAGCGCCACCGCCATTTCCTGCTGTGCACCGCCGGCGGCGCGCTGGCGCTGGCCGCGCTCACGCTGCACCCCTCCAGCCTGGCCATGATGCTGGCGATCCTGTCGGTTGCCGCCGTGCTGATCTTTGCCGCTCTGCCGGTGTTCTGGTCGCTGCCGCCCAGCTACCTGCCGGGCGCGGGGGCCGCGGCCGGCATCGCCGTGATCAGCAGCGTCGGCATCACCAGCGGCATCGTCAGCCCGTGGGTGATCGGGCAAATCAAGACCCGCACCGGCAGCCTCGACCATGCGCTGTTGCTGCTGGCGGCACTGCTGCTCGCCAGCGGGCTCGCGATGTGGCTGGGCGTGCCGCGCCAGCCCGCGCAAGGATCCCGCCAGGCCCGGCAGGATTAA
- a CDS encoding DUF2188 domain-containing protein, translating into MGTSIHVVPHRDGWDVIHEGARYAESHHDTQEEAIAAATAQAQREHVELLVHGRDGQIRSRNSFGHDPRTIPG; encoded by the coding sequence ATGGGCACCAGCATACACGTCGTGCCGCATCGGGATGGCTGGGATGTCATCCATGAAGGGGCCCGCTACGCAGAATCCCACCACGACACGCAGGAAGAAGCCATCGCCGCCGCGACTGCGCAGGCGCAGCGCGAGCATGTTGAACTGCTGGTCCATGGCCGCGATGGCCAGATCCGCTCGCGCAACAGCTTCGGCCACGATCCGCGCACCATACCGGGCTAA